In a single window of the Micrococcaceae bacterium Sec5.7 genome:
- a CDS encoding nuclear transport factor 2 family protein, translating into MAKNPGIALRVGLDYYHAWTNKDLDQAMTYISEEIVCEAPAGRIEGAEAYRAFLGPFVQILTGSHLIAAFGDDETALLMYGTVTVPVASAPGAECLTVTDGKITHSVFVFDRAPFDAARKAAT; encoded by the coding sequence GTGGCTAAGAACCCCGGTATTGCGCTACGGGTCGGGCTGGACTATTACCACGCCTGGACGAACAAGGACCTCGATCAGGCGATGACGTACATCTCCGAGGAGATCGTGTGCGAGGCACCGGCCGGGCGCATCGAAGGCGCCGAGGCATATCGGGCCTTCCTGGGCCCGTTCGTGCAAATCCTTACCGGTTCGCATCTGATTGCCGCCTTCGGTGATGACGAGACGGCGCTGCTGATGTACGGCACCGTGACAGTCCCGGTCGCCAGCGCACCCGGGGCGGAGTGCCTCACTGTCACGGACGGCAAGATTACCCACAGCGTGTTCGTGTTCGATCGGGCCCCGTTTGATGCCGCGCGGAAAGCGGCGACCTGA
- a CDS encoding phosphatase PAP2 family protein, translating to MGVLPQIRHWILLPAVLAVAVLALGLTMKSVRALTAADLAIDQAVSRDHSTVLNGLALALNSLFSPVGGIIMLVLVCLFLLVERRSPVNAIAVGAITSAGWLSSEVFKVLVPRHRPDPGALLDPLVSEPASNSFPSGHTSLAVSLAIALFLLARGTRWERPTLACGAVMAVAVAASRVYLGVHYPTDVAASFPVSIAGITFFAGLWNRYALRLLARVNVLRRFGPVPYPAR from the coding sequence ATGGGTGTGCTTCCGCAGATCAGGCATTGGATTCTATTGCCGGCCGTCCTCGCCGTGGCCGTGCTTGCCCTGGGACTGACCATGAAGTCTGTCCGGGCGCTGACGGCTGCGGATCTTGCCATTGACCAGGCCGTGAGCCGGGATCATTCGACCGTGCTGAACGGTCTGGCGCTGGCGTTGAACAGTCTTTTCAGCCCAGTCGGCGGAATCATCATGTTGGTGCTGGTGTGCCTGTTTCTGCTGGTCGAACGGCGCAGCCCGGTCAACGCGATCGCCGTTGGTGCTATCACATCGGCCGGGTGGCTGAGCAGCGAGGTTTTCAAGGTTCTGGTGCCCCGGCATCGGCCGGATCCCGGAGCCCTGTTGGATCCGCTGGTGTCGGAGCCCGCCTCCAATAGTTTCCCAAGCGGCCACACCTCACTTGCGGTGTCCCTGGCTATCGCCCTCTTCCTCCTCGCCCGCGGCACCCGGTGGGAGCGCCCGACGCTTGCCTGTGGTGCAGTGATGGCCGTGGCGGTGGCCGCCTCACGCGTCTATTTGGGTGTTCATTACCCGACCGATGTGGCAGCGTCGTTCCCGGTCTCCATTGCGGGAATTACGTTCTTTGCCGGCCTGTGGAACCGCTACGCCCTCCGCTTGCTGGCCAGGGTCAATGTT